The following proteins come from a genomic window of Populus nigra chromosome 6, ddPopNigr1.1, whole genome shotgun sequence:
- the LOC133697246 gene encoding mitochondrial-processing peptidase subunit alpha-like — MYRSAVSRLRAPKGCRRYPTRFASSSAAALQPSSSSGFFSWLTGEKSKSVPPLDFPLLGVELPSTLPDYVEPGVTKITTLGNGLRIASETSPNPAASIGLYVDCGSIYESPATFGATHILERMAFKSTRNRSHLRVVREVEAIGGSVQSSASREQMGYTYDALKTYLPEMVELLIDCVRNPVFLDWEFNEQLQKVKAEISEASKNPQGLLFEAIHSAGFSGALANPLLAPESSIDRLNSSLLEEFVAENYTARRMVLAASGVEHEELVAIAEPLLSDLSDKKSPGEPESVYTGGDFRCQAEAGDQKTHFALAFGLEGGWHDVKEAMTLTVLQILMGGGGSFSAGGPGKGMYSRLYQRVLNQYHKVQSFSAFSHIYNHSAIFGIQATTDADFASTAIKLAARELTEVASPGAVDPVQLQRAKQSTKSAILMNLESRMVASEDIGRQILMYNKRKPLGDFLKAIDEVTLQDITQISQKLISSPLTMASYGEVINVPTYDTICSMFKSK; from the exons ATGTATAGAAGCGCAGTTTCGCGTCTCAGAGCTCCTAAG GGCTGCCGTAGGTATCCAACAAGATTTGCAAGTTCGAGTGCAGCTGCCTTGCAACCATCCTCTTCCAGTGGTTTCTTCAGCTGGCTTACTGGTGAAAAGTCCAAGTCTGTTCCACCTCTAGACTTTCCACTTTTAGGAGTTGAACTCCCTTCTACATTGCCTGATTATGTTGAACCTGGTGTAACTAAGATTACTACGCTTGGTAATGGCTTGCGAATTGCATCTGAAACATCACCG AATCCCGCGGCATCAATAGGGTTATATGTTGACTGCGGCTCGATATATGAGTCACCAGCAACATTTGGGGCCACCCACATTCTGGAACGAATGGCATTCAAAAGCACAAGAAACCGCAGCCACTTGCGTGTTGTGCGAGAAGTGGAAGCAATTGGGGGTTCTGTACAATCCTCAGCATCTCGGGAGCAGATGGGATATACATATGATGCTTTGAAGACTTATCTTCCAGAGATGGTTGAGCTACTTATTGATTGTGTGAGGAACCCTGTCTTCCTTGATTGGGAGTTCAATGAACAG CTTCAGAAGGTGAAGGCTGAGATCAGTGAAGCTTCAAAAAACCCTCAAGGTTTGCTTTTTGAGGCAATTCACTCAGCAGGTTTTTCTGGTGCTTTGGCAAATCCTCTTTTAGCTCCAGAATCTTCAATAGATAGATTGAATAGTTCACTCTTGGAGGAATTTGTAGCT GAAAATTATACTGCTCGTCGTATGGTGCTTGCAGCTTCTGGTGTTGAACACGAGGAACTGGTAGCTATTGCAGAGCCCCTTTTATCTGACCTATCTGATAAAAAGAGCCCTGGAGAGCCAGAATCTGTTTATACTGGTGGTGATTTCCGTTGTCAAGCTGAAGCAGGG GACCAGAAAACCCATTTTGCTCTCGCATTTGGACTAGAAGGTGGCTGGCATGATGTGAAGGAGGCCATGACTTTGACAGTTCTTcag ATTCTAATGGGAGGTGGTGGATCATTCTCAGCTGGTGGCCCTGGGAAAGGAATGTATTCAAGGCTAT ATCAACGTGTTTTGAATCAGTATCACAAAGTTCAGTCGTTTTCAGCATTCAGCCACATTTACAATCACTCTGCCATATTCGGTATCCAAGCTACCACA GATGCAGATTTTGCATCAACGGCCATTAAGCTAGCAGCTAGAGAGCTAACTGAAGTTGCTTCACCTGGTGCAG ttGACCCAGTGCAGCTACAACGTGCCAAACAGTCAACAAAGTCTGCCATTTTGATGAATTTGGAATCTAGA ATGGTTGCTTCGGAAGATATTGGTAGACAAATTTTGATGTATAACAAGAG GAAACCATTGGGTGATTTCTTGAAAGCGATAGATGAGGTTACATTGCAGGATATTACCCAAATTTCCCAAAAGCTTATTTCTTCACCTCTCACAATGGCATCATACGGAGAAG TTATCAATGTCCCAACATATGATACAATCTGCAGCATGTTCAAGTCAAAATGA